In Arcobacter sp. F2176, the following are encoded in one genomic region:
- the fliD gene encoding flagellar filament capping protein FliD, with translation MAEGVLGLGAGQASSLNQELIDKLKAAERKATVEPIETSQKDLDEEGVKLANIKLQVQDVLDAIKPFDLFAAGGVNAFNQKSATTTGDSVVFDAVDAGNLNTGTTNVSVSQIAQRDVYQTSTFSDKDAIISTTAGSMITVNGVEYSTFNKTYQEVADKINLSSKLNASIEAVGTNSYRMVIKSEDSGIDNALSITQTGSDLGLNDFTSSSTIASGTVPASNLSLTLNGTTFTTNGTETNSQFISRINDNASFDASIDADGKVIIKKSDGSALEVTNDDLGLNLTNNNHTLTAQNLKAKIDGVDYDISSNVVTVDGGLKISASKLGDSSISIEKDKTQIGTLFKSFIDKFNTLSKSINDELYSGNSKIQDRSALRDIESQIKNMMFGNYGTNDDLNLFNYGLEVDKNGNYSLKDSDFNKAVSDDFDNLKDLFIGKAEKEGFGTQLKTIVDSMDATGGVITTYENNMTSRKTELEEQLTKETESLNSKYSQLANQFSAYGVIINQFESQFSSLKMMIDQSSSK, from the coding sequence ATGGCTGAAGGTGTATTAGGATTAGGAGCAGGACAAGCCTCTTCTTTAAATCAAGAGTTAATTGATAAGTTAAAAGCAGCAGAGAGAAAAGCTACAGTTGAACCTATTGAAACAAGTCAAAAAGATTTGGATGAAGAAGGTGTAAAACTTGCAAATATTAAATTGCAAGTTCAAGATGTACTTGATGCAATTAAACCATTTGACTTATTTGCAGCAGGTGGTGTAAATGCATTTAATCAAAAATCAGCTACAACTACAGGTGATTCCGTAGTATTTGATGCTGTTGATGCAGGGAATTTAAATACAGGAACAACAAATGTAAGTGTAAGTCAAATTGCCCAAAGAGATGTTTATCAAACTTCAACATTTAGTGATAAAGATGCAATAATTTCAACTACAGCAGGTTCTATGATAACCGTAAATGGAGTTGAATACTCAACTTTTAATAAAACATATCAAGAAGTAGCTGATAAGATTAATTTAAGTTCAAAATTAAATGCTTCAATAGAAGCAGTAGGAACAAATTCTTATAGAATGGTTATAAAAAGTGAAGATTCAGGTATTGATAATGCTTTAAGTATAACTCAAACTGGTTCTGATTTAGGACTTAATGATTTTACTTCAAGTTCAACAATTGCTTCAGGAACAGTTCCAGCTTCTAATTTATCATTAACTTTAAATGGAACAACTTTTACTACCAATGGAACTGAAACAAATAGTCAATTTATTTCAAGAATTAATGATAATGCTTCATTTGATGCATCAATTGATGCCGATGGTAAAGTGATAATTAAAAAAAGTGATGGAAGTGCGCTTGAAGTCACAAATGATGATTTAGGCTTAAATTTAACTAATAATAACCACACTTTAACTGCACAAAATCTGAAAGCAAAAATTGATGGTGTTGATTATGATATTTCTTCAAATGTCGTAACTGTTGATGGAGGATTGAAGATTTCTGCTTCTAAACTTGGAGACTCATCTATTTCTATAGAAAAAGATAAAACACAAATTGGAACATTATTTAAAAGTTTTATTGATAAATTTAATACTTTGTCAAAATCAATTAATGATGAACTTTATTCAGGTAATTCAAAAATACAAGATAGATCAGCATTAAGAGACATAGAATCTCAAATAAAAAATATGATGTTTGGTAATTATGGGACAAACGATGATTTAAATTTATTTAACTATGGATTAGAAGTTGATAAAAATGGTAATTATTCATTAAAGGATAGTGATTTTAATAAAGCAGTTAGTGATGATTTTGATAATCTAAAAGATTTATTTATTGGAAAAGCTGAAAAAGAAGGATTTGGTACACAATTAAAAACAATAGTTGATTCTATGGATGCTACGGGTGGTGTTATAACTACATATGAAAATAATATGACATCAAGAAAGACAGAACTTGAGGAACAGTTGACAAAAGAGACGGAGAGTTTAAATTCAAAGTATTCTCAGCTTGCAAATCAGTTTTCAGCATATGGAGTAATCATAAATCAGTTTGAGTCGCAATTTTCTAGTTTGAAAATGATGATTGATCAAAGTTCTTCTAAGTAA
- the fliS gene encoding flagellar export chaperone FliS, with amino-acid sequence MGIEVYNQQNAVSNDPYVLILKLYEGLLRYLSFAEEAMENGDVEEKFIYINKSIAIFDELRNILDFDGGDIAHYLDGLYLYQIETLFTSGINDNVNLIHQVKRVTQGLIEAWKDETGL; translated from the coding sequence GTGGGAATAGAGGTTTATAATCAACAAAATGCAGTTAGTAATGATCCTTATGTTTTAATACTAAAGCTTTATGAGGGATTATTGAGATATCTATCTTTTGCAGAAGAAGCAATGGAAAATGGAGATGTTGAAGAAAAATTTATTTATATTAACAAATCTATCGCAATTTTTGATGAACTAAGAAATATATTAGATTTTGATGGGGGAGATATCGCTCATTATTTAGATGGTTTATATCTTTATCAAATAGAGACACTTTTTACATCAGGTATTAACGATAATGTAAATTTAATACACCAAGTTAAAAGAGTAACTCAAGGTCTAATTGAAGCATGGAAAGACGAGACTGGTCTTTAG
- the tilS gene encoding tRNA lysidine(34) synthetase TilS encodes MIKFNINTTKNLLAFSGGIDSSALFFLLLEQNIPFDIAIVNYNIREQSKDEVTYAKELAEKYTKKCFFKEVVLKNTSNFEKEARDIRYTFFDEIIKEYNYDTLLTAHQLNDKLEWFMMQLSKGAGLVELIGLEEKTKKDNYTIYRPLLELSKEELLIFLEENNHKYFIDDSNYDEKYKRNYFRKNFVNELIKEYKTGIKNSFTYLKNDIQSLNINFKPIYEKESLEIFENKKDDNLNIKIIDKSLKKRGILLSSAQRDEIIKQKEITISDKINICISTEYIYICPKTKNTMDKKFKEVCRVLKIPKNIRAYLFEKSIEPKDLFF; translated from the coding sequence ATGATTAAATTTAATATCAATACCACTAAAAATCTTTTAGCATTTTCAGGTGGTATTGATTCTTCTGCGTTATTTTTTTTACTACTAGAACAAAATATTCCTTTTGATATTGCAATTGTAAATTATAATATCAGAGAACAATCAAAAGATGAAGTTACTTATGCAAAAGAATTAGCAGAAAAATATACTAAAAAGTGTTTTTTTAAAGAAGTAGTTTTAAAAAACACTTCTAACTTCGAAAAAGAAGCAAGAGATATAAGATATACTTTTTTTGATGAAATAATCAAAGAATATAATTATGATACTTTACTCACAGCACATCAACTAAATGACAAATTAGAGTGGTTTATGATGCAGCTAAGCAAAGGTGCTGGATTAGTTGAACTAATTGGATTGGAAGAAAAAACAAAAAAAGATAACTACACTATTTATAGACCTCTTCTTGAGTTATCAAAAGAAGAACTTCTAATCTTTTTAGAAGAGAATAATCATAAGTATTTTATTGATGATTCTAATTACGATGAAAAATATAAAAGAAATTACTTTAGAAAAAACTTTGTAAATGAGTTAATAAAAGAATACAAAACCGGTATTAAAAATAGTTTCACATATTTAAAAAATGATATTCAATCTTTAAATATAAATTTTAAGCCAATATATGAAAAAGAATCTTTAGAAATTTTTGAAAATAAAAAAGATGACAATCTAAATATTAAAATAATAGATAAGTCTTTAAAAAAAAGAGGAATACTTTTATCATCAGCACAAAGAGATGAAATAATTAAGCAAAAAGAAATAACAATATCTGACAAAATAAATATTTGTATTTCAACAGAGTATATTTATATCTGCCCAAAAACTAAAAATACAATGGATAAAAAGTTTAAAGAAGTTTGTAGGGTACTTAAAATCCCAAAAAACATTAGAGCATATCTTTTTGAAAAAAGTATTGAACCAAAAGATTTATTTTTTTAA